Proteins encoded by one window of Tunturibacter psychrotolerans:
- a CDS encoding FadR/GntR family transcriptional regulator, translated as MKKEAKEQFDEVSGHSQLTMHVVEHIRSLISSGEVRPGDRLPPERDLARQLKISRSSLRSGIGFLAAMGVLKSRHGAGTFVASGPPSFDSSSFSVLGALHGFHPWQMFEARIVIESNVAALAAERATDEHIAELAEEVAEMYASLEDPQQYLIHDVRFHRTIAKASGNPILGALMETLTASLYQLRSKTIQNAVDLKESSEMHREIYRAIRSHNPQQARRAMEQHLNLARLAQASETEHVEPPVEEVPAPLADVILPDR; from the coding sequence GTGAAAAAAGAGGCAAAAGAGCAGTTCGACGAGGTCTCTGGACATAGCCAGCTCACCATGCACGTCGTCGAGCACATTCGCTCTCTCATCAGCTCAGGCGAGGTTCGGCCCGGCGACCGCCTCCCTCCCGAACGCGATCTCGCTCGTCAGCTTAAGATCAGCCGCTCCAGCCTCCGCTCCGGCATTGGATTTCTTGCCGCCATGGGGGTCCTGAAGAGCCGCCACGGCGCCGGTACCTTCGTCGCCTCTGGGCCGCCATCGTTCGACTCCAGCTCCTTCTCCGTCCTCGGAGCTCTGCACGGGTTTCATCCATGGCAGATGTTTGAAGCCCGCATCGTCATTGAGTCCAACGTTGCCGCACTCGCCGCCGAGCGCGCCACCGACGAGCACATCGCCGAGTTGGCCGAAGAAGTGGCTGAGATGTACGCCTCCCTCGAAGACCCGCAGCAGTACCTGATCCACGACGTTCGATTCCATCGCACTATCGCCAAAGCCTCCGGCAACCCCATCCTGGGCGCGCTGATGGAGACCCTCACCGCCAGTCTCTATCAGCTTCGCAGCAAGACCATACAAAACGCCGTCGATCTCAAAGAATCCTCCGAAATGCATCGCGAGATCTACCGCGCCATCCGCTCTCACAACCCCCAGCAGGCCCGTCGCGCCATGGAGCAGCACCTGAACCTCGCCCGGCTCGCCCAGGCCTCCGAAACCGAACATGTTGAGCCTCCCGTTGAGGAAGTTCCGGCTCCTCTGGCCGACGTAATCCTTCCGGATCGATAG
- the metG gene encoding methionine--tRNA ligase subunit beta has translation MPKKKFYLTTPIYYVNARPHIGHAYSTIAADVIARRHRLLGDDTFFLTGTDEHGQKVERSAAAAGIPPLQFADQVSATFRALWDRMGITYDDYIRTTEPRHTEAVQRLFQLLLDRDKIYLSSYTGQYSIGEEMFVDGPPGTIGPDGKPTETVTEENYFFRLSQYQLPLIDLIESEDPENRLLIQPESSRNEVLSFLRGNVAEASERGDVLELSALGKPYLPGALKDLSISRTSFKWGITVPGNEKHVIYVWLDALANYMTAIGYGSDDPAEQEKFKRYWPADLHLVGKEITRFHCVYWPAFLLAAGIPTPKSVVANGWLLFDDSKMSKSKGNVVRTETILDAFGTEVYKKQFPDSTKKEQDLFAADVLRYFLLREIPFGQDGSFSFDAMITRYNADLANGYGNLVSRTLSMIRQYFSAGETEGRPGGDSLIPLLENNNSSFELNEISDQFSFPEAVLEIVTKCFSTYDFGKSLESSWSLIAVMDLFISDQAPWKLAKAGTSESATRLRQVLYAAAESIRIVTALLYPILPFSTAKVWAQLGLGDIEQAAKNGELNNLEWGGLKPGTKFGALAPIFPRADKGLAQIMIDMENPNSTSEKPEQPKPSKLVDETTTHTSPAPSDPTDPAAAPRTSSLPEGAPGMTVAGSYAISTERPGTPSHTEARASGVFANSAARSDIPDTPQIVIDDFVKVDLRVAQIVVAERIPKADKLLRLEVDLGYEKRQILSGIAEWYTPEELVGKKIVVIANLAPRKMRGLESHGMLLAASHGDDGKPVLATFAEDIPVGSRLK, from the coding sequence ATGCCCAAGAAAAAGTTCTATCTCACTACCCCTATCTACTACGTCAACGCACGCCCACACATAGGCCATGCGTACTCGACCATTGCGGCCGACGTGATCGCGCGCCGCCACCGCCTGCTCGGTGACGACACCTTTTTCCTGACCGGCACCGACGAGCACGGCCAGAAGGTCGAGCGCTCCGCCGCTGCTGCGGGCATTCCGCCCCTTCAATTCGCCGACCAGGTCTCGGCCACCTTCCGCGCCCTCTGGGACCGCATGGGCATCACCTACGACGACTACATCCGCACCACCGAACCTCGTCATACCGAAGCCGTCCAGAGGCTCTTTCAGCTTCTTCTCGACCGCGACAAGATCTACCTCAGCAGCTACACCGGCCAGTACTCGATCGGCGAGGAGATGTTCGTCGACGGGCCTCCCGGCACCATCGGGCCCGATGGCAAGCCGACCGAAACCGTCACAGAGGAGAACTACTTCTTCCGCCTGTCCCAATACCAGCTCCCCCTCATCGATCTGATCGAGAGTGAAGACCCCGAGAATCGTCTTCTCATCCAGCCCGAGTCGAGCCGCAACGAAGTCCTGAGCTTTCTTCGCGGCAATGTCGCCGAAGCAAGTGAACGCGGCGATGTCCTCGAACTGTCGGCCCTCGGTAAGCCTTATCTTCCGGGGGCCCTCAAAGACCTTTCTATCTCGCGCACCAGCTTTAAGTGGGGCATCACTGTACCCGGCAACGAGAAGCACGTCATCTATGTCTGGCTCGACGCTCTGGCCAACTACATGACCGCCATCGGCTACGGAAGTGACGACCCCGCCGAGCAGGAAAAGTTCAAGCGCTACTGGCCGGCAGATCTGCATCTTGTGGGCAAGGAGATCACACGCTTCCATTGCGTCTACTGGCCTGCGTTCCTGCTCGCCGCAGGCATCCCCACGCCAAAGTCCGTCGTCGCCAACGGCTGGTTGCTCTTCGATGACAGCAAGATGTCGAAGTCCAAGGGCAACGTCGTCCGCACCGAGACGATTCTCGATGCCTTCGGCACGGAGGTCTATAAAAAGCAGTTCCCCGACAGCACGAAGAAAGAACAAGATCTCTTCGCCGCCGATGTACTCCGCTACTTTCTTCTCCGCGAGATCCCGTTCGGACAAGACGGCAGCTTCAGCTTTGATGCGATGATCACCCGCTACAACGCCGATCTGGCAAACGGCTACGGCAATCTAGTCAGCCGCACTCTGAGTATGATCCGGCAGTATTTCAGTGCAGGTGAGACAGAGGGACGGCCTGGCGGTGATTCCTTAATTCCCCTTCTCGAGAACAACAACTCATCGTTTGAACTCAACGAAATTTCGGATCAATTCTCTTTCCCTGAAGCAGTTCTGGAAATAGTAACTAAGTGCTTCAGTACGTACGATTTTGGTAAGTCTTTGGAATCCAGTTGGAGTCTGATCGCGGTAATGGATCTTTTCATTAGCGATCAGGCGCCTTGGAAGCTGGCGAAAGCTGGAACCAGTGAGTCAGCGACTAGATTGCGACAAGTTCTATATGCCGCCGCGGAATCGATCCGCATCGTCACTGCCCTGCTGTACCCTATCCTTCCGTTCTCTACCGCAAAGGTATGGGCGCAACTTGGTCTCGGCGATATTGAACAAGCCGCAAAGAACGGCGAACTAAACAATCTCGAATGGGGCGGACTGAAACCTGGAACGAAATTCGGTGCGCTCGCTCCCATCTTTCCACGAGCAGACAAAGGACTCGCGCAGATCATGATTGATATGGAAAATCCCAACTCTACGTCTGAAAAGCCTGAGCAGCCGAAGCCCTCAAAGTTAGTGGATGAGACGACGACGCATACCTCTCCCGCACCGTCCGATCCGACCGATCCCGCCGCTGCGCCTCGAACTTCGTCGCTGCCCGAAGGAGCGCCCGGAATGACGGTCGCAGGGAGCTATGCGATCTCTACCGAGCGTCCCGGCACTCCGTCCCATACCGAAGCACGCGCCTCAGGTGTCTTTGCCAACTCGGCGGCTCGTTCGGATATTCCCGACACCCCGCAGATCGTCATCGACGACTTCGTCAAGGTCGATCTTCGCGTCGCGCAGATCGTCGTCGCTGAGCGCATCCCGAAGGCCGATAAGTTGCTTCGCCTTGAAGTCGATCTCGGCTACGAAAAGCGCCAGATCCTCTCCGGCATCGCAGAGTGGTACACGCCCGAAGAGCTTGTCGGCAAAAAAATCGTCGTGATTGCGAACCTCGCGCCCCGCAAGATGCGCGGCCTCGAGTCTCATGGCATGCTGCTGGCCGCCTCACACGGCGACGACGGCAAACCCGTTCTCGCGACCTTCGCCGAAGACATCCCCGTGGGCTCACGATTGAAATAA
- a CDS encoding PEP-CTERM sorting domain-containing protein: MRKFVFPVTLLASALVLSLTAHADTIDNFVLTGNGLDVTFSLPASPPGNESTCPIGIITSCLPGSETAFTVSTLVTTNGVSEMESIDFPTLRFLGGLSLGLVPGRLYGPVLFAPDAANPTFLIGTFDLGAINPKGDPPVLDYSLSITPETTAQTPEPSTLGLFGTGLLGLIGVARKRLGSRSGSAAN, encoded by the coding sequence ATGAGAAAGTTTGTCTTCCCCGTTACCCTACTCGCCTCTGCCTTGGTTCTTTCTCTCACCGCCCACGCCGACACAATCGATAACTTCGTCCTTACCGGCAACGGCCTCGATGTCACGTTTTCCCTGCCTGCCTCGCCTCCGGGCAATGAGAGTACCTGCCCCATCGGCATCATCACCTCCTGCCTGCCCGGTTCAGAGACAGCCTTTACCGTCTCTACGCTGGTCACCACGAACGGGGTTAGCGAGATGGAATCCATTGATTTTCCAACGCTCCGCTTCCTTGGGGGGCTGAGCCTCGGCCTGGTTCCGGGAAGACTCTACGGCCCTGTGCTCTTCGCGCCTGACGCGGCCAATCCCACCTTCCTGATCGGCACCTTTGACCTGGGTGCGATCAACCCTAAGGGCGATCCACCTGTTCTTGACTACAGCCTCAGCATCACGCCGGAGACGACCGCGCAGACGCCTGAGCCGTCCACGCTCGGTCTGTTCGGCACCGGGCTGCTGGGTCTGATCGGCGTTGCGCGGAAGAGGCTTGGGTCGAGGTCCGGTTCGGCAGCGAACTAA
- a CDS encoding cupin domain-containing protein, with product MKNLNRRELCVALSALAAMGGAVAEGQNNAPGGEPVLAHSEIFSFDKLPVHASANGGASRAVVQGRLATGEFVEVHETALPPGQMPHPPHRHTHSEFLLIREGKLEVTSDGKTGIVEPGGIIFTASGVLHSLKNVGDVMANYFVVAVGVQKVIA from the coding sequence ATGAAAAATTTGAACCGTCGTGAACTTTGTGTCGCTCTATCGGCTCTTGCAGCGATGGGCGGTGCAGTGGCAGAAGGACAAAACAATGCGCCCGGTGGAGAGCCGGTGCTCGCCCACTCCGAGATATTCTCCTTCGACAAGTTGCCGGTACACGCCTCAGCGAACGGCGGCGCCAGCCGAGCTGTGGTTCAGGGCCGCCTCGCAACGGGAGAGTTTGTCGAAGTCCACGAGACCGCCTTGCCGCCGGGCCAGATGCCGCATCCACCGCACCGGCACACGCACTCGGAGTTCCTCCTGATTCGCGAAGGAAAGCTCGAAGTCACCAGCGACGGCAAGACGGGGATCGTCGAGCCCGGCGGAATCATCTTCACCGCGTCCGGCGTGTTGCACAGCTTGAAGAACGTCGGCGACGTGATGGCCAACTACTTCGTCGTCGCAGTCGGAGTCCAGAAGGTCATCGCCTAA
- a CDS encoding TatD family hydrolase: MPLIDSHAHLDFYNETPTERVEVLRRAYAAGVHTVLAIGIGDGPATMHQALEIAETASGEGLPQVFASAGIHPQEAAHAGPDALEKLAALAARERCVAIGEIGLDYYHFDNPDIATQQEAFIAQMRLAAKLRKPILIHCRTSELATPQAKEKYGEADAWEDLLALIDEHWTPHALPGIMHCFSGTPAEAERSLAAGFYLSFAGNLTYPKAQGIRDAAVLAPADRILVETDAPFLAPIPLRGQRNEPAFVTQTAAALAELRGITPEELADLTTANFKNLFPSTR, translated from the coding sequence ATGCCTCTGATCGACTCTCACGCCCACCTCGACTTTTACAACGAGACTCCGACCGAGCGCGTGGAGGTGCTGCGACGCGCCTACGCCGCGGGGGTTCACACGGTTCTGGCGATCGGCATTGGCGATGGCCCCGCGACGATGCACCAGGCGCTCGAGATTGCCGAAACGGCCTCGGGGGAGGGGCTTCCGCAGGTCTTTGCGAGCGCTGGAATTCATCCGCAGGAGGCGGCTCACGCTGGGCCGGACGCGCTCGAAAAGCTGGCTGCGCTTGCCGCTCGGGAACGATGTGTTGCCATCGGAGAGATCGGCCTCGACTACTACCACTTCGATAATCCCGACATTGCGACGCAGCAGGAGGCTTTCATCGCGCAGATGCGTCTTGCAGCGAAGTTGCGCAAGCCGATCCTGATCCACTGCCGCACCAGCGAACTTGCGACGCCGCAGGCCAAGGAGAAGTATGGCGAGGCTGATGCGTGGGAGGATCTTCTTGCGCTGATCGATGAACATTGGACGCCGCACGCGCTGCCTGGGATCATGCACTGCTTCTCCGGTACTCCGGCTGAGGCGGAACGTTCTCTCGCTGCGGGATTTTATCTTTCCTTTGCGGGGAACCTGACGTATCCGAAGGCGCAGGGTATTCGCGATGCCGCCGTGCTCGCCCCCGCGGATCGGATTCTGGTCGAGACGGACGCGCCATTTCTTGCGCCGATTCCGCTTCGGGGTCAACGCAACGAGCCCGCTTTTGTCACGCAAACGGCGGCAGCCCTGGCTGAGCTTCGCGGCATCACACCAGAAGAGCTCGCGGACCTGACAACCGCCAACTTTAAAAATCTCTTCCCCTCGACGCGCTAA
- a CDS encoding YajQ family cyclic di-GMP-binding protein, whose product MASDNSFDVVSKVEIQEVKNAIDQASKEVHARFDLKDSKSKIELEGNDTIQLASQDEYKLQAVTEILSQKLVKRGVSLKNLEFEKIEPAANSSVRQKIKLVQGIPSEKAKIIVAAIKDSKKKAQASIQGDTVRVVSKDRDVLQEVMALLKGKDIGVELQFTNFRSN is encoded by the coding sequence ATGGCATCCGATAACAGCTTCGACGTAGTCAGCAAAGTAGAGATTCAAGAAGTAAAAAACGCCATCGACCAGGCCTCGAAAGAGGTTCACGCTCGCTTCGACCTGAAAGATTCGAAGTCGAAGATCGAGCTTGAGGGCAACGACACGATTCAGCTTGCGTCGCAGGATGAGTACAAGCTTCAGGCGGTCACCGAGATTCTGTCGCAGAAGCTGGTGAAGCGTGGGGTGTCGCTGAAGAACCTCGAGTTTGAGAAGATCGAGCCTGCGGCGAACTCGAGCGTGCGGCAAAAAATCAAGCTGGTGCAGGGGATTCCGTCCGAGAAGGCGAAGATCATCGTCGCCGCGATCAAGGACTCGAAGAAGAAGGCACAGGCCAGCATTCAGGGTGATACTGTGCGCGTCGTCAGCAAGGACCGCGACGTTTTGCAGGAGGTCATGGCGCTGCTCAAGGGCAAAGATATCGGCGTCGAGCTTCAGTTTACGAACTTCCGCTCTAACTAA
- a CDS encoding polyprenyl synthetase family protein: MSTLSIATAAEVFDLLRDDLAAIEQEFSRQSASNVEVITDIARYLIAGGGKRIRPLLLLLSAKALGCTSESRIRLGAVVEMLHTATLVHDDIIDEADTRRGRPSSNTTWGNAKCVLAGDWLYMQSFSTALEERNFRVLELLISLTQQMVEGELLQIEKLGHLINEEEYFDLIFRKTACLFKVSMQLGAAVTPSHDFGDPEEIEAQLGEYGRNLGLAFQIVDDVLDLTAAEDVLGKPVASDLREGKATLAVIHALERGTGADREAIRTVLADRSFTRVSHPQILEILQRHGSIDYAMDTACAYAEAARLTIADLPDSEAKRALLWVPGFVTSRDR, from the coding sequence GTGAGTACGCTCTCCATCGCGACAGCAGCCGAGGTGTTCGACCTCCTGCGTGACGATTTAGCCGCCATTGAGCAGGAGTTCTCCCGCCAATCGGCCTCAAACGTCGAGGTCATCACCGACATCGCACGCTACCTGATCGCGGGCGGCGGCAAGCGCATTCGACCTCTTCTGCTGCTGCTTTCGGCGAAGGCGCTCGGCTGCACAAGCGAAAGCCGCATCCGGCTCGGTGCCGTGGTGGAGATGCTTCACACCGCAACGCTCGTCCACGACGACATCATCGACGAAGCTGACACGCGCCGCGGCCGTCCTTCCTCAAACACTACCTGGGGTAACGCCAAGTGCGTCCTGGCGGGCGATTGGCTCTACATGCAGTCGTTCTCGACGGCGCTTGAGGAGCGCAACTTCCGTGTCCTCGAGCTGCTCATCTCGCTCACCCAGCAGATGGTCGAAGGCGAGCTTCTCCAGATCGAAAAGCTTGGTCACCTCATCAACGAAGAGGAGTACTTCGACCTCATCTTCCGCAAGACCGCGTGCCTCTTCAAGGTCTCCATGCAGCTGGGCGCTGCCGTCACGCCGTCCCACGACTTCGGCGACCCCGAGGAGATTGAAGCGCAGCTTGGCGAGTATGGCCGCAATCTCGGCCTCGCCTTCCAGATTGTCGACGACGTTCTCGACCTGACAGCCGCCGAAGACGTGCTCGGCAAGCCCGTAGCTTCAGATCTACGCGAAGGCAAGGCCACACTCGCCGTCATTCACGCACTCGAGCGTGGCACTGGAGCCGACCGCGAAGCCATTCGCACCGTTCTCGCCGACCGGAGCTTCACCCGAGTCTCTCATCCGCAGATTCTCGAGATTCTGCAGCGCCATGGCTCGATCGACTATGCGATGGACACAGCCTGCGCCTACGCCGAAGCAGCCCGGCTCACCATCGCCGATCTGCCCGATTCCGAAGCCAAGCGCGCCCTTCTTTGGGTCCCCGGCTTCGTCACCTCACGCGACCGCTAG
- a CDS encoding glycoside hydrolase family protein produces the protein MAYDLASPTDLSALSSGVSWWYNWSPSPNAAVPTDYATRYGMVFYPMLWNGSFNAADIVTYLKANPTIQYMLVLNEPNLVSQSNMTPQQAAQLWPQYEAIAAQTGVKIVGPAITWGTMTNYEDPVAWLDAFYAAYEAANSNRAPQIDYLAFHWYDYGLDAQLDRLTKYGKPFWVTEFANWHSQNDGAQIDTLAKQEAQMTDMVATCESRTDVFRYAWFTGRVSPDPHFSSLLGATGVLTDLGTLYLSLPMQ, from the coding sequence ATTGCCTATGATCTGGCGTCGCCGACCGACCTGTCTGCGCTCTCATCCGGTGTGAGTTGGTGGTACAACTGGAGCCCGAGTCCGAACGCGGCCGTTCCGACCGACTATGCGACGCGCTACGGGATGGTTTTCTATCCCATGCTGTGGAACGGGAGCTTCAACGCGGCCGATATTGTGACTTATTTGAAGGCAAATCCGACGATCCAGTACATGCTGGTTTTGAATGAGCCGAACCTGGTGAGCCAGTCGAATATGACGCCGCAACAGGCCGCTCAGCTGTGGCCGCAGTACGAGGCCATTGCCGCGCAGACGGGAGTGAAGATCGTCGGGCCCGCGATCACCTGGGGAACGATGACGAACTACGAAGATCCAGTCGCGTGGCTCGATGCGTTCTACGCCGCCTATGAAGCGGCGAACAGCAACCGCGCGCCGCAGATCGACTACCTCGCCTTCCACTGGTACGACTACGGACTGGATGCGCAACTGGACCGGCTCACCAAGTACGGAAAGCCTTTCTGGGTGACGGAGTTTGCAAACTGGCACAGCCAGAATGACGGCGCACAGATCGACACGCTGGCAAAGCAGGAGGCTCAGATGACCGACATGGTCGCAACCTGCGAGAGCCGCACCGATGTCTTCCGCTATGCGTGGTTCACGGGGCGAGTAAGTCCCGATCCACACTTCTCGAGCCTGCTGGGCGCGACCGGCGTGCTGACCGATCTGGGGACGCTATACCTGTCGTTACCGATGCAGTGA
- a CDS encoding exodeoxyribonuclease VII small subunit: protein MANFEEQLMALESVVEKLERGELSLDESVHLFEEGVKLSNACKKELEAAEGRIQVLVEQGRNAMRVVNLDVETSGEE, encoded by the coding sequence ATGGCAAACTTTGAAGAGCAGTTGATGGCCTTGGAGTCGGTGGTCGAGAAGCTCGAGCGTGGGGAGCTTTCGCTCGATGAGTCGGTGCATCTGTTTGAGGAGGGCGTGAAGCTCTCGAACGCGTGCAAGAAGGAGTTGGAGGCGGCAGAGGGTAGAATCCAGGTGCTCGTGGAGCAAGGCAGAAATGCGATGCGGGTGGTGAACCTGGACGTCGAAACGAGTGGCGAGGAGTAG
- a CDS encoding bifunctional homocysteine S-methyltransferase/methylenetetrahydrofolate reductase, with translation MADAVDGAKSISVAGYAAVDCLFEGGRTVLCDGAMGTMLYARGVFINRCYDELNLSQPEMVREIHTEYLQAGAEVVETNTFGGNRFRLGLHGLQDQVRAINVAGVKLARESVNQIRDKQACEAFVAGSMGPLGVRLEPLGKVGLDEAREAFEEQIRALVEGGPGVGVDLLIVETMTSLAEAQQAILAARHVAPGIRVVVMMTVDEDGNCLDGASAEVAAIKLTEWGADAVGCNCSAGPATVLSVIERMRPVTTLPLSAMPNAGIPRAVEGRTIYLTSPEYMASFTRKLVKAGASIVGGCCGTTPSYTRAMKSSLRALGAMEGGIEVMENARPGKATTIKESKVSPPPLADRSKIGSMVAAGDFVTMVEIVPPKGIDCSKELDGAAQLHRLGVDAINVPDSPRASARMSAQSLCVQIQQHVGIETILHYTCRDRNVLSIQSDLLGASSIGLKNILCLTGDPPKLGNYPNATAVFDVDAIGLVNIVQNLNYGLDIGKNPIGDSTGFTISVAANPGVQDMDQEVRRFAFKVEAGAEFAITQPVFDLRVLEEFLRRIEGFRIPVIAGIWPLTSLRNAEFMKNDLRVSMPEEIMARMAAVASPEAGRMEGVKIAQEMLAEARPMVQGVQVSAPFGRYGVAADVLGLAEVEVV, from the coding sequence ATGGCGGATGCGGTAGATGGTGCGAAATCGATCTCTGTTGCAGGATACGCTGCGGTCGACTGTCTGTTTGAAGGCGGCAGGACTGTGCTGTGCGATGGAGCCATGGGCACGATGCTGTACGCGCGCGGCGTCTTCATCAACCGGTGTTACGACGAGCTGAACCTGTCGCAGCCGGAGATGGTGCGGGAGATCCATACCGAGTATCTGCAGGCAGGTGCAGAGGTTGTCGAGACCAATACGTTTGGCGGCAACCGGTTTCGGCTGGGCCTGCATGGGCTGCAGGATCAGGTGCGCGCAATCAACGTGGCCGGCGTGAAGCTGGCGCGGGAGTCGGTGAACCAGATACGCGATAAGCAGGCGTGCGAGGCGTTTGTGGCCGGTTCGATGGGGCCGCTGGGCGTGAGGCTGGAGCCGCTCGGCAAAGTTGGCCTCGACGAAGCACGGGAAGCTTTCGAAGAGCAGATTCGGGCGCTGGTGGAGGGTGGGCCGGGCGTAGGCGTGGATCTGCTGATCGTAGAGACGATGACCTCACTGGCCGAGGCGCAACAGGCAATTCTGGCAGCGCGGCATGTAGCTCCAGGAATTCGCGTGGTGGTGATGATGACCGTCGATGAAGACGGGAACTGCCTCGATGGGGCCTCGGCAGAGGTTGCCGCGATCAAGCTGACCGAGTGGGGCGCCGATGCAGTGGGATGCAATTGCAGCGCGGGACCTGCGACAGTGCTGAGTGTGATCGAGCGGATGCGGCCAGTGACGACGCTGCCGCTGTCTGCGATGCCGAACGCAGGAATTCCGCGCGCCGTCGAGGGCCGCACGATCTACCTGACTTCGCCCGAGTACATGGCCAGCTTTACGCGCAAGCTGGTCAAGGCGGGAGCGAGCATCGTCGGCGGATGTTGTGGAACGACGCCAAGCTATACGCGAGCGATGAAGAGTTCGTTGCGCGCGCTGGGTGCGATGGAGGGTGGCATCGAGGTGATGGAAAACGCTCGTCCGGGCAAGGCGACGACCATCAAGGAGAGCAAGGTTTCGCCCCCTCCGCTGGCGGATCGGTCGAAGATCGGTTCGATGGTAGCCGCCGGCGATTTTGTGACGATGGTGGAGATCGTGCCGCCGAAGGGGATCGACTGCAGCAAGGAGCTGGATGGCGCGGCACAACTTCACAGGCTCGGTGTGGACGCTATCAATGTGCCGGATTCGCCGCGTGCCAGCGCAAGGATGAGCGCGCAGAGCCTGTGCGTGCAGATTCAGCAGCACGTAGGAATTGAGACGATTCTGCATTACACCTGCCGCGATCGGAACGTGCTGAGCATCCAGAGCGATCTGCTGGGAGCGTCATCGATCGGGCTCAAAAATATTCTCTGCCTGACGGGCGATCCGCCGAAGCTCGGCAACTATCCCAACGCAACGGCGGTGTTCGATGTCGACGCAATCGGGTTGGTGAACATCGTCCAGAATTTGAACTACGGCTTGGATATCGGGAAGAATCCTATCGGCGACTCGACCGGCTTTACGATCTCTGTCGCGGCGAACCCCGGCGTTCAGGATATGGACCAGGAGGTGCGCCGGTTTGCGTTCAAGGTGGAGGCGGGCGCAGAATTCGCTATTACGCAACCGGTGTTTGACCTGCGCGTTCTCGAAGAGTTCCTGCGCAGAATCGAAGGCTTCCGCATCCCGGTGATCGCGGGGATCTGGCCGCTGACCAGTCTGCGCAACGCGGAGTTCATGAAGAACGATCTGCGAGTCAGCATGCCGGAAGAGATCATGGCGCGGATGGCCGCAGTGGCCTCGCCTGAAGCGGGCCGGATGGAAGGCGTAAAGATCGCGCAGGAGATGTTGGCAGAGGCGCGGCCGATGGTGCAGGGCGTTCAGGTAAGTGCGCCGTTCGGGCGCTACGGCGTCGCGGCCGATGTGCTGGGGCTGGCCGAAGTCGAGGTTGTGTGA
- the bshB1 gene encoding bacillithiol biosynthesis deacetylase BshB1: MSSPQQLDILAIAAHRDDVEQTCGGTLLAMQARGWTTGILDLTQGESGTRGTAAEREAEATAAARILNVSHREALDLPDGNVENTLVNRLKLGAVLRRLRPRVVILPYWQGRHPDHYTTATLGYEACFVSGLAKVVTPGESNPPHRPFKILYASLYADVRPSFVVDITPFAEQRLQSLLAYRSQYGAQPEGTGIFVPEEEIRERTFATARHYGLLAGVRYAEPFVQKEVGLVDDLILLPVQSI; encoded by the coding sequence ATGTCCTCACCCCAGCAACTCGATATTCTTGCCATCGCAGCCCATCGCGACGACGTCGAACAAACCTGCGGCGGCACTCTCCTGGCCATGCAAGCCCGTGGCTGGACTACCGGCATCCTCGATCTCACCCAGGGAGAGTCCGGCACCCGCGGCACGGCTGCCGAGCGCGAGGCCGAAGCCACCGCTGCCGCCCGCATCCTCAATGTTTCCCATCGCGAAGCGCTTGACCTGCCCGACGGCAACGTCGAAAACACACTGGTCAATCGTCTGAAGCTGGGCGCCGTCCTGCGCCGTCTGCGTCCCCGCGTCGTCATTCTGCCCTACTGGCAGGGTCGGCACCCCGACCATTACACCACCGCAACGTTAGGCTACGAAGCCTGCTTCGTCAGCGGCCTTGCCAAAGTTGTAACCCCGGGCGAATCGAATCCACCGCATCGACCCTTCAAGATTCTGTACGCCAGCCTCTACGCCGATGTCCGCCCCAGCTTTGTGGTCGACATCACACCCTTTGCCGAGCAGCGCCTGCAATCCCTGCTGGCCTATCGCTCGCAATACGGCGCGCAACCTGAAGGTACCGGCATCTTCGTCCCCGAAGAAGAGATTCGCGAACGAACCTTCGCGACTGCCCGTCACTATGGCCTGCTCGCTGGCGTCCGCTATGCAGAGCCCTTCGTTCAAAAAGAAGTCGGCCTAGTTGATGACCTGATACTTCTTCCGGTTCAATCCATTTAA